The DNA region TTTATCCTGCAAGATGAAAATTATAAATATATCAACATTGGTATAGCAAGCCATAATATCTTTGAAATAGCTTATACTTATACAAGAATCAAAAAAGCAAATGCATTTGATAGCTTCACCTTTGAAATGCTTGAGGGTATGAGTTTGCAATGTTCGTATGAGATTTCTAAACTTCATAATCTTATTTTGTATGCACCAGTGTGCGATGAAGCGCATTTTAATAACGCCATAGCCTATCTTGTTCGAAGACTTGATGAAAATACAAGTGAAGATAATTTTATGCGATATTTCTTCAATTTAAAAGTGGGTGATGCAAATTGGCAAACACAAAAAGAGTTGTTTCTAAAAAGCCTTGAAGGTATCAAAAACTTAGATAATAGCACACATAGAATACAAGATAGAAACAAAGAACAAACTATTAAGAGTGCTTATGAAACTAAAGTTTTCAAAAATGAAAGCGACACGGATTTTATTTTGCCTCAAAATAGAGAGTGGGCGGAAAAAATCAAAGAAAAATATGAAAATTTAGAAGCTTATGAAGTCTATCCTGTGATTTCTGAAGTAATTAAAAAGGCAGATTTAAAGCACATAGAAGTAAAAGATAAGATTAAAAATCGTTTAATTGCAAAAGTGCATTTAGCCGGTGAAAAAGAAATTAAACAAGCTTTAGAAGTTGCTAAAAATTCTAAATTTAAAGAAAAAAGTTTTGATGAGATTCATCAAATTTTAGCTAAGGCAGCTAAGATTATGAGAGAAAAAAGAGGGGATTTAATAGGAATTGCAGCCCTAGAAGTAGGAAAGACTTTTTTAGAGATTGATCCTGAAGTGAGTGAAGCTATTGACTTTACTGAATTCTATCCTCATTCTTTGGCTACATTAATCAAGCAAAATCCAAAAACAAAATTTGCCCCTAAAGGCGTTGGGGTAACAATTGCTCCTTGGAATTTTCCTGTTGGAATTTCAGTGGGCACGATAGTAGCCCCTTTAGCAGCAGGTAATGCAGTGATTTATAAACCTTCATCTTTATCAACACTTACAGGGTATATGATATGTGAGTATTTATGGGAAGCTGGAGTTCCAAAAGATGCTCTTATTTTCTTGCCTTCAAAGGGAAGTGATGTTTCAAAATATTTACTCACAAATGAAGCTGTAAAATTTGCTATTCTAACAGGAGGAGAAGAGACTGCCTATAAGATGCTAGAAGCTAATCCAACCTTGCTTTTAAGTGCGGAAACTGGTGGTAAAAATGCGACTATTGTCTCAAAATTTGCTGATAGAGATAGTGCGATTAAAAATATTATTCATTCTGCTTTTTCAAATTCAGGACAAAAATGTTCAGCTACTTCTTTGCTCGTTCTTGAAGATGAGGTTTATGAAGATGCGGAATTCAAAAAAACCCTTGTAGATGCAGCTTCATCTATGCTAGTTGGCTCACCTTTTGAATTTAAAAATAAAATTGCGGCACTTTGTGATGAAATTGATCCAAAGGTCCAAAGAGCCTTGGATGAATTGAAGCCTTATGAAGAATGGGCGTTAAAACCAAAATTTATAGATGATAATAAGCATTTAATGAGTCCGGGCATAAAATATGGCACTAAGAAAGGTGATTTTACACATATGACAGAGCTTTTTGCGCCAATTCTTAGTGTTATGAGGGCAAAAGATCTCAAGGAAGCCATTGAAATAGTTAATTCTACTGGGTATGGCTTGACAGCTGGTTTTGAAAGTCTTGATGAGAGAGAATGGGAATATTTCCATACGCATATAGAAGCAGGAAATATTTATATCAATAAGCCAACTACTGGTGCTATAGTGCTTCGTCAGCCTTTTGGTGGAGTTAAAAAATCAGCTATAGGATTTGGTAGAAAAGTAGGAATTTATAACTACATCACGCAATTTTTAGAAATCACCCAAGAAGAAGCAGATAGCAATTTGCTTGAAAATAATTTTTCAAAAACTCTTAAGAGCTTGGGCTTTAATGAGCTTGATAAAATGGCGCAATCTTATGCCTATCATTATAAAAACGAATTTTCTGTAGCAAAAGATTATGTGGGTATTAGGGGCGAGGATAATCTATTCTCTTATACTAAGATTAAGAATCTAGCTTATAGGGTTTGCAAAGAAGATAGCTTAAGAGATATTTTAGGGGTTGTCTTGGCGGCAAATATAGCAGAAATAGAACTTTTAGTGAGTTTTGATGAAAATTCTCATATGGAAAGCGCAAAAGAATTATGTCAAAAACTTGGTTTTAAAGTTAAGTTTTTAAAAGAAGTAAAAGAGGATTTTGTAAGTAAAATTTCAGATTATGAGAGAATCCGCTATCATTTAGCACCAAATGTTAATGATGAAATCTACAAAGAAGCTTCAAGTTTAGCCAAGATAGTTATTAGAGAAAAACCACTCTTAAATGGTCGATTTGAATTCCTATTCTATCATAATGAAAAGTCTTTAAGTATATCTTATCACCGCTATGGAAATTTAGGAATTCGTGCTTTAAAACAATAAAAGGAGAAAATAAATGGAAGTTGCAAATATTAATATGCCTATTGCAGTTATGTTTGTTGCTTATGCAGCTTTAATGTTGTTTATAGGTTTTTATTTTTATCGACAAAACAAAAGTAGTGAAGATTATTTTTTGGGTGGTCGTTCAATGGGTCCTGTGGTTTCAGCTCTAAGCGCTGGAGCTTCGGATATGAGTGGATGGTTGCTTATGGGCTTACCTGGGGCTTTGTATGTAAGTGGATTTATTGATAGTTACATTGCCATTGGTTTGACTATAGGAGCTAGTTTGAATTGGATTTTTGTAGCCAAAAGACTTCGCATTTACACAAGTGTTGTAGCTGATTCATTAACTATTCCGGATTATTTTGAAACACGCTTTAGTGATGATAAACATATCTTACGCGTAGTTTGTGCGGTAGTGATTCTTATTTTCTTTACTTTTTATGTTTCATCAGGACTTGTAAGTGGGGCAAAACTCTTTGAAGAAGTTTTTGGGATTAAATATTCTTATGCGCTTTCTACAGGAACTTTAATTATTGTGGCTTATACCTTTTTTGGAGGTTATAAGGCAGTGTGTTGGACAGATATGATTCAGGGTTTATTAATGCTTTTAGCACTTGTTGCTTTGCCAATTGTAATGCTTTCACACATTGGAGGTTTGAGTGAGGCAAAGAAATACATTAGCCTTTCTGATGATTCAAGTAAAAAGATTGTCGAAATTCAAGCGCAAATCCCAGATATACTAAGCAATCTTGAAACTGCAGAATCTCAAGAAAAGATACAATCACTAATTGCAGCACTCAAAAATACTCAAGATCGTAATATTAGTGCTACTAATCTTGATAAAAATCTTAGAAATGATGCACAGATTTTAATACTGTTTAATCAAGATCTAAATTCTTTAGTTACTTCAAGAGATTTTGCTAAAAGGCTTGAATTGGCAGTAGAAACAAATGATGGTGAAACTTTAAATTCATTGCTTTTGGCATTTTCAAAAATACCTTTTGTAGCAAAAGAGAGATTGCAATGGTTTAGTGGCGTATCATTGGTGGGTATTATTTCTGCTCTTGCTTGGGGGCTTGGTTATTTTGGACAGCCTCATATTCTCGTGCGCTTTATGTCGATCCGATCTACTAGAGATATTCCGCAAGCAACATTTATTGGTATAGGTTGGATGGTAATTTGTCTTGTTGCAGCTTGTTTTATTGGTATGCTAGGTGTAGCTTATATTAATAAATTTAACCTTACTTTAGCAGATCCAGAGAGGATTTTTATTGTAATGTCTCAGTTATTGTTTAATCCTTGGATGGCAGGAATCTTGTTGAGTGCAATTTTGGCGGCTATTATGAGCACAGCTAGTTCGCAATTACTTGTTTCTAGTTCAACAATTGCAGAGGATTTTTATAAAAAGATTTTCAAACAAGAAGCTTCAAATGCTATGGTGTTGCGCCTAGGTAAGATTGGGGTGCTTGTGGTTGCTTTGATTGCCTTTGTTATCTCTACTGATAAAGATTCTAGCGTTTTAAGTATTGTTGCATACGCTTGGGCTGGATTTGGAGCATCTTTTGGTTCGGTGATGGTTTTCTCTCTATTTTGGAGTAGAATGACAAGAATTGGTGCAATTGCTGGAATGATTAGTGGTGCAGCTGTAGTAGTGCTATGGAAACAATTTTTTGCCCATACGGGTATCTATGAAATTATTCCAGGGTTTTTAGTGGCTTCTTTGGCTATTATTGTTTTTAGTCTTGTGAGCAATGTGCGACCTGGGACTAAAGCTGCTTATCAAAAAATGCTAGAAAATCTTTAAGCTAGAAGCTTTTAAGCTTCTAGGCTTTTAGTATTTTCTTTCCAAAATACCTTGTGCTTTTTTAATCATAGGAAGATCTATAACATTACCTTCAAAACTAAATGGTTCTCCTTTGTGAAGTTTTGATAGTTGTATGACTTCTTTTGCCCATTCAATTTGGTTATTACCTTGAGCAAAAATTGTATTGATAATTGAGAGTTGATTTGGATAAAAAGTTAATGATCCACCAAAGCCCATAGAATAAGCCAATTCCATATTTGCTTTAAGTCTTGATTCATCTCTAGTATTAGGGAAAACACGGTTGATTGGAGCTAAAAGATTGTTGATTCTGCTTGATAGAGCTATTTGTGTGCGCACATAATTGAGCATAAAGTCCTTGCCATCACCATCTCTTAATCCTAGATCTAAAATCATATCAAATGCTCCAAAAGCAAGTTGTTTGACATTAGGCTGTGAAGCGGTGATATTGATGTTTTGCACTCCTATTGCGCTTTCAATAAGCAAAAGCAATGGAATCTTTTCAAGTGCTACATTAACAGCTTCTACATGTTCTTTTTGCTCGGTTTTGGCTAGCATAACGCCATGGAGTTTTTCTAAGCCAAGTTCTTTTAAAAACTTCATATCATCTTCAAAAAATGGGCTTTGTGCATCATTGATACGCACAAAAAATTTGTATTGACTATTTTGTTTGCAAAAATTTAAAATGTTAGTCTTACCTTCATCTTTGCGATCTTTTGGAACAGAATCTTCTATATCCAAAATAATGGCATCTGCTTCACTTTCAAAACTGGGTTTAAAATTTTCAGGTTTAATACTAGAAACAAAAAGAAGACTTTTTGCCTTGGGGTAAGTTGAATTAGACATTGGAGTATCCTTAAAAAAGTGTGTGATCTATGATAGATGTGGCAGGGATTATAGCAAAAAATACAAAAACCTTTGAACTTTTTTAGTAAAAAATTATTGAATATAATGCGCTCCAATTGATTCTTCGCGTTTAAGTGCGGATTGAATGATATTTTGCGCTGTTAAAAGGCGTAATTTTAGTAATCTTCCAATTCCACTTTGTAACATTACCTCCACTCCACCCAAGGCTTCATTTAAGCCGCTTTTTTTGCGAATGATTCCGACTTTATTCCACATTAAATGGCGTAAAAGGGCTTTTAGATTCTCATCTTGTTCTTTTTGGAGAATTTGTGTATGCAAAGGGAATTCTCTAATCTTAAAAGAGAGGCTATTAGCCAAAATATCTTGAGTGGCACGGCGAGAAAAAACCAGTCCTTCTAAAAGAGAGTTTGAAGCAAGGCGATTAGCTCCATGCACACCTGTGCAGGCACATTCTCCCACTGCATAGAGATTTTGCATTCCTAGAACTTTGCCCACATTGTCTGTTTGGATTCCTCCCATACAATAATGGAATGCAGGAGAAATGGGAACTCTATTTTTTGGAACATCAAAGCCTGCAGAATTAAGATTGCGTGCAATATTTGGAAAACGCTCATAAAAAAAGTCTTTATCAAAGGCGCTAAAATCTAAATAAACTTCTAATTCTTCTGGTTTTGCGTTAGGGTATTTTTCTTTGAGTTTGAGTTTGTAGTCAAAAATAGAGCGTGCAACCTTATCGCGCGGTGCAAGTTCGCCTTTAGAATCATAGTCAAATAAAAATCGTTTGCCCCAAAAATCCACTACAAATGCACCCTCTCCACGCAAAGCTTCGCTTAAAAGCATTTTTCTTGCGTGTGTTGTTTGAACAAAAACTGTGGGGTGGAATTGTAGCATTTCCATATCTTTAAGTTTTAAACCATTTTCCAAAATCATTCCATGCAATTCACTTGAAATGGTATAGGCATTTGTATGGTATTCAAAAAGTGCGCCAACTCCACCACTAGCTAAAATAACATTATTAGCATAGAGATTATAGTTTCCTCGTTTGGTTAGCACACTCACACCACAGCAATGATCATCATCAATAAGCAATTCAGTAACACTAGCATTTTTCCATAAAGTATGTGTGATTTGTGCAATTAAATGGCTATGTAGCACACGACCTGTGCAGTCTCCACCAGCGTGAATAATTCTTGAAGTGCTATGAGCAGCTTCTTTAGTAAAGAGCAGATTCCCATTAGAATCTCTATCAAAAGGCGTTTGGCGTATAATTAAATCTTCTAAGACTTCCAAGCTTTCTTTGCTAAGAGTGGCAACAGCATCTTCATTGCACATTCCTGCTCCAGCCTTTAGAGTGTCTGTGATATGTAAGGGGATATCTGCTTGATTTTTGGCAACAGCAATTCCACCTTGTGCATAAAAGGTATTGCACTCCCAAGGCTGATCTTTGCAGAGAATAAGCACTTTAAGTTTTTTGGGAAGATTTAAGGCTGCATATAGTCCAGCAATCCCAGCGCCAACAATAATCACATCATATTGCATAAAAATCCTTTATTGCATTTGCTCGCTTTTTGGGTTAAATGGATCGTCTTTGAAGCCACAACCTACTAATAAAAAAGCAACAAGATGTGCTATAATTATGCAATGAAAAAAGCGTGTGAAATTTTGTCTCATCTTTACAATAATCCTTTGTATAAAAAATTATCTCAACATCAACAAATTCAGCATTTTATCGTGATGTTACCCTTTAGTTTGCGCCAAGGGATTCATTTTTGTTATAGTAAAAATAGCATTTTATATTTCGTTCTTAAGCATCCCTGTTTTAAACAAGAGTTTGATTATAAACTAACAATTATAAAGCAGTTATTAAAACAATATCAAAAAATTCAAAATAAATTGCTTGATATTAAGGATTTAAAGGCGTTTGTGGGTAAAAGTGCTTATCAAAAATCCTTGCAAGAATCAACACATAAAGTTGCTAGTTATGGTGAATTATCTAGTGGAGAATTTGAAAATTTAGCAAAAAATCAAGAAATTTATGAAATCTTTGAAGAAATTAAAAAAGCGATTGTATGCAATCATTAGAACAAAAGTTATCGCCCCTTAATAATACTTTACTTGAAATCCTAAAGAAACTTCCTAATCAAAGTGGAGTGTATCATTATTTTGACAGCGAGGGGAGATTGCTTTATGTAGGAAAAGCAAAAAATCTAAAAAATCGCGTAAAAAGTTATTTTCGATTCACTCCTAAGCTTTCTGTAGCACCAAACTTAAGCGCTAGAATTACGCAAATGGTTTCACAGATTGCTTTTATGCGTTATATTGTGGTAGAAAATGAAAATGATGCTTTGATTTTGGAGAATTCATTTATTAAGCAGCTTAAACCCAAATACAATATCCTTTTGCGAGATGATAAGACTTACCCTTATTTGTGCGTAGATATGTCCGTTGATTTTCCGCGTATTGTGCTAACAAGAAAGATTCTAAAAAGCCCAAATATTCGTTATTTTGGACCTTATTCTAGTGGTGCTAGGGATTTATTAGATTCGCTTTATGAAGTTTTTACTCTTGCA from Helicobacter colisuis includes:
- a CDS encoding HpcH/HpaI aldolase/citrate lyase family protein → MSNSTYPKAKSLLFVSSIKPENFKPSFESEADAIILDIEDSVPKDRKDEGKTNILNFCKQNSQYKFFVRINDAQSPFFEDDMKFLKELGLEKLHGVMLAKTEQKEHVEAVNVALEKIPLLLLIESAIGVQNINITASQPNVKQLAFGAFDMILDLGLRDGDGKDFMLNYVRTQIALSSRINNLLAPINRVFPNTRDESRLKANMELAYSMGFGGSLTFYPNQLSIINTIFAQGNNQIEWAKEVIQLSKLHKGEPFSFEGNVIDLPMIKKAQGILERKY
- a CDS encoding L-aspartate oxidase; this translates as MQYDVIIVGAGIAGLYAALNLPKKLKVLILCKDQPWECNTFYAQGGIAVAKNQADIPLHITDTLKAGAGMCNEDAVATLSKESLEVLEDLIIRQTPFDRDSNGNLLFTKEAAHSTSRIIHAGGDCTGRVLHSHLIAQITHTLWKNASVTELLIDDDHCCGVSVLTKRGNYNLYANNVILASGGVGALFEYHTNAYTISSELHGMILENGLKLKDMEMLQFHPTVFVQTTHARKMLLSEALRGEGAFVVDFWGKRFLFDYDSKGELAPRDKVARSIFDYKLKLKEKYPNAKPEELEVYLDFSAFDKDFFYERFPNIARNLNSAGFDVPKNRVPISPAFHYCMGGIQTDNVGKVLGMQNLYAVGECACTGVHGANRLASNSLLEGLVFSRRATQDILANSLSFKIREFPLHTQILQKEQDENLKALLRHLMWNKVGIIRKKSGLNEALGGVEVMLQSGIGRLLKLRLLTAQNIIQSALKREESIGAHYIQ
- a CDS encoding sodium:solute symporter family transporter, whose product is MEVANINMPIAVMFVAYAALMLFIGFYFYRQNKSSEDYFLGGRSMGPVVSALSAGASDMSGWLLMGLPGALYVSGFIDSYIAIGLTIGASLNWIFVAKRLRIYTSVVADSLTIPDYFETRFSDDKHILRVVCAVVILIFFTFYVSSGLVSGAKLFEEVFGIKYSYALSTGTLIIVAYTFFGGYKAVCWTDMIQGLLMLLALVALPIVMLSHIGGLSEAKKYISLSDDSSKKIVEIQAQIPDILSNLETAESQEKIQSLIAALKNTQDRNISATNLDKNLRNDAQILILFNQDLNSLVTSRDFAKRLELAVETNDGETLNSLLLAFSKIPFVAKERLQWFSGVSLVGIISALAWGLGYFGQPHILVRFMSIRSTRDIPQATFIGIGWMVICLVAACFIGMLGVAYINKFNLTLADPERIFIVMSQLLFNPWMAGILLSAILAAIMSTASSQLLVSSSTIAEDFYKKIFKQEASNAMVLRLGKIGVLVVALIAFVISTDKDSSVLSIVAYAWAGFGASFGSVMVFSLFWSRMTRIGAIAGMISGAAVVVLWKQFFAHTGIYEIIPGFLVASLAIIVFSLVSNVRPGTKAAYQKMLENL